A genomic window from Alkalihalobacillus sp. AL-G includes:
- a CDS encoding RNA polymerase sigma factor, whose translation MGEHSIEEWFESYQKDITSFLAYYTGSLDVEDLVQETFLVAINKLSNFKGDSHPKTWLISIARNIVIDRYRRRKVWERIKHVISADETASNGIENKIIENLDSVELVNAIERLSRPHKEVVILRGILELSSEETCVILKCSQNTVNVKFHRALKKLRVILEKEGFSYER comes from the coding sequence ATGGGGGAGCATTCAATCGAAGAATGGTTTGAGAGCTATCAGAAAGATATTACAAGCTTTCTTGCTTATTATACAGGTTCACTTGATGTAGAAGATCTTGTCCAGGAAACGTTTTTAGTGGCAATAAATAAATTATCAAATTTTAAAGGGGATTCGCATCCTAAAACTTGGCTCATCTCGATTGCAAGAAATATTGTCATCGATCGTTATCGAAGAAGAAAGGTATGGGAGAGAATCAAGCACGTGATATCTGCAGACGAAACAGCTTCAAACGGCATAGAAAATAAAATAATTGAAAATCTTGATAGTGTGGAATTGGTCAACGCAATCGAACGGCTGTCTCGCCCACATAAAGAAGTCGTGATACTTAGAGGGATTTTGGAGCTATCTTCCGAGGAAACATGCGTTATTCTGAAATGCAGTCAAAATACGGTGAACGTCAAGTTCCATCGGGCTTTAAAAAAGCTGCGGGTGATTTTAGAAAAGGAGGGCTTTAGCTATGAAAGATGA
- a CDS encoding cytochrome P450, protein MNEQVPHDKSLDNSLALMQEGYLFIQNRVDRYESDLFEARLMGQKVICMSGQEAAKVFYDSERFQRKGAAPKRIQKSLFGVGGIQTMDGKAHIHRKLLFMSLMTAKHQKRLAELTIEQWQASISQWEGAEKVVLFDEAKDILCRTACDWAGVPLKESEVKERADDFSAMVDAFGAVGPRHWKGRRARNRAEEWIRGVIEDVRAGKLGAEEGSALSAMAFHKELDGSELDTQMAAVELINVLRPIVAIATFITFSALALHKHPECKEKLQSGKSDYLEMFAQEVRRYYPFGPFVGARVRKDFSWNKCKFNEGMLVLLDMYGTNHDSRLWENPNEFRPERFEEWEGSLFDFIPQGGGDPAKGHRCPGEGITVEVMKASIDFLINKVSFEVPEQDLSYSLVKMPNLPESGFVMKNIRRK, encoded by the coding sequence ATGAACGAACAAGTCCCACATGATAAAAGCCTCGATAACAGTCTTGCACTGATGCAAGAGGGGTATCTTTTTATCCAAAACAGGGTTGATCGGTACGAGTCTGATTTATTTGAAGCACGCTTGATGGGGCAAAAGGTCATTTGTATGAGTGGTCAAGAAGCTGCGAAGGTGTTTTATGACTCGGAACGGTTTCAGCGTAAGGGTGCCGCACCAAAACGGATCCAAAAATCATTGTTTGGCGTGGGCGGAATCCAAACGATGGATGGTAAAGCGCATATTCACCGGAAGCTTCTTTTTATGTCGCTGATGACCGCAAAGCATCAGAAGAGGCTAGCTGAACTTACGATTGAGCAGTGGCAGGCTTCAATCAGCCAATGGGAAGGTGCCGAGAAGGTTGTACTTTTTGATGAAGCAAAGGATATTTTATGCCGGACAGCGTGCGATTGGGCTGGGGTTCCGTTAAAGGAATCTGAAGTAAAAGAGCGTGCAGATGACTTTAGCGCAATGGTTGATGCCTTCGGAGCGGTTGGACCGCGGCACTGGAAAGGAAGAAGAGCCAGGAACAGAGCTGAAGAATGGATCAGAGGTGTTATTGAAGATGTCCGTGCTGGTAAGCTGGGTGCTGAGGAAGGTTCGGCACTTTCTGCTATGGCATTTCACAAGGAACTAGATGGAAGCGAGTTGGATACGCAAATGGCTGCAGTGGAACTGATCAACGTATTGCGTCCAATTGTCGCGATTGCAACCTTCATTACCTTTTCTGCTTTAGCATTGCACAAGCATCCAGAGTGTAAAGAGAAGCTGCAATCAGGTAAAAGTGATTATTTGGAAATGTTCGCACAGGAAGTTCGGCGATACTATCCGTTTGGTCCTTTTGTAGGTGCAAGAGTACGTAAAGATTTTAGTTGGAACAAATGTAAATTTAATGAAGGGATGCTCGTCCTGCTGGATATGTACGGTACGAATCATGACTCCCGGCTTTGGGAGAACCCAAATGAATTCCGACCGGAGCGGTTTGAGGAATGGGAGGGTAGCTTATTTGATTTCATACCCCAAGGTGGAGGCGATCCTGCCAAGGGACATCGCTGCCCTGGCGAAGGTATAACCGTTGAAGTCATGAAGGCGAGCATCGATTTCCTTATCAACAAGGTTTCGTTTGAAGTTCCGGAACAGGATCTTAGCTACAGCTTGGTAAAAATGCCGAACTTGCCTGAAAGCGGATTTGTAATGAAGAATATTAGACGAAAATAA
- a CDS encoding diacylglycerol kinase family protein: protein MYGFIINERSGNGRGAKVWEKVESFLKDRNIPYCFRITEKAGHGTQLVHEMLGEKNLKAIVAVGGDGTVNEVINGLIGSDKPLGILPSGSGNDLCRALNIPLNWKGALQRVLECNIRTIDLGEVTCRNDKPRFFTTVTGIGFDGQVAQTTNESFYKGILNKFQMGKAVYILSVFKVLMNFKPSNIELSIDDNRKYVSNVWLVAVANSSFYGGGMKISPQAKIDDGWLDVCIVQNLSKWGLIKLFPYVYQGKHIHHPSVTTFRCKTIDIQSDVPFTFHTDGEIIGQTPLLIRTNPNCLHVV from the coding sequence ATGTATGGCTTTATTATAAATGAACGGTCTGGTAACGGAAGAGGAGCAAAAGTTTGGGAGAAAGTGGAGTCCTTTTTAAAAGATAGGAACATCCCTTACTGCTTTCGCATTACTGAAAAAGCGGGTCACGGGACTCAATTAGTCCATGAAATGCTTGGTGAAAAGAACCTGAAAGCAATCGTAGCAGTCGGTGGTGATGGTACTGTCAATGAAGTGATAAATGGATTAATTGGTTCTGATAAACCTTTAGGGATTTTACCGTCGGGCTCCGGAAATGATCTTTGCCGTGCGCTCAACATTCCGCTAAATTGGAAGGGTGCATTGCAAAGGGTGCTAGAATGTAATATACGTACAATTGATTTAGGTGAAGTAACATGCCGAAACGATAAACCACGGTTCTTTACAACCGTGACAGGTATTGGGTTTGATGGGCAAGTTGCTCAAACAACCAATGAATCCTTTTACAAAGGAATTTTAAATAAATTCCAAATGGGGAAAGCCGTATATATACTAAGTGTATTCAAAGTATTAATGAACTTCAAACCTTCAAACATTGAACTATCAATTGATGATAACCGTAAATATGTATCAAACGTTTGGCTTGTGGCTGTAGCTAATTCGAGCTTTTATGGGGGAGGAATGAAAATATCTCCTCAAGCAAAAATCGATGATGGATGGTTAGACGTTTGCATAGTCCAAAACCTGTCTAAATGGGGGCTGATAAAGTTGTTTCCATACGTCTATCAAGGAAAACATATTCATCACCCTTCTGTAACAACTTTTCGATGCAAAACAATTGATATACAATCTGATGTTCCATTTACCTTCCATACCGATGGTGAAATAATTGGACAAACACCCTTACTGATTCGGACTAATCCAAATTGTTTACATGTTGTTTAA
- a CDS encoding YjdJ family protein yields MSFKNLVQFGLALMLLLFSTGAAWYEGSALLDNPWEWKHSTPVSQLLNGEITKDSDITQVDFFIYAAKFEPLFPVLMVISILYLTVLTGYILLKRNRKKLGSFLAVLGGLLLFFGLLISDTPTKGGGILLGILMVTGVLCMFTAFMLYTRFVNRLKLKTF; encoded by the coding sequence ATGTCATTTAAAAATTTAGTTCAGTTTGGGTTAGCGCTGATGCTTCTTTTATTTTCAACTGGTGCCGCTTGGTATGAGGGCAGTGCACTACTGGATAACCCTTGGGAATGGAAACACTCAACTCCAGTATCCCAACTGTTGAACGGTGAAATTACAAAAGACAGTGATATTACACAGGTTGATTTCTTTATATATGCTGCAAAATTCGAGCCTTTATTTCCTGTTCTGATGGTCATCAGCATCTTATATTTGACGGTGCTTACTGGCTACATTCTGTTAAAAAGAAATCGGAAAAAGCTTGGGTCATTTTTAGCTGTACTGGGAGGCTTGTTATTATTCTTCGGCCTTTTAATTTCAGATACACCGACTAAAGGCGGAGGCATTCTTTTGGGCATATTAATGGTCACAGGGGTTTTATGTATGTTTACAGCCTTTATGCTTTACACCCGTTTTGTAAACCGGCTAAAACTTAAGACTTTTTAA
- a CDS encoding DUF1801 domain-containing protein yields the protein MYELKTKENDNSVIEFIENVESPKKREDAYKLLDIFTETTGYKAKMWGPSIIGFGSYHYKYESGHEGDAPLVGFSPRKAKTSLYFATGDKKREELLKDFGKHTSGKACVYINKVADIDVDVLKALITQSIKFLNEMYPNE from the coding sequence ATGTATGAATTAAAAACAAAAGAAAATGACAACAGTGTAATTGAGTTTATTGAAAATGTGGAAAGCCCTAAGAAACGCGAAGACGCCTATAAGCTATTAGATATTTTCACTGAAACGACAGGGTATAAAGCGAAGATGTGGGGACCGAGCATTATTGGATTTGGTTCATATCATTACAAATATGAATCCGGTCATGAAGGCGATGCACCTCTTGTCGGCTTTTCACCTCGGAAAGCAAAAACAAGTTTGTATTTTGCGACGGGAGATAAGAAGCGGGAAGAATTGTTAAAGGACTTTGGAAAACACACTTCGGGTAAAGCGTGTGTATACATCAATAAGGTGGCAGATATTGATGTTGATGTTTTAAAAGCGCTGATTACCCAATCTATAAAGTTTTTAAACGAAATGTATCCCAATGAATGA
- a CDS encoding GNAT family N-acetyltransferase, producing MSRIRVVEDLLFDTFKVLNGLPNYIGIEEKDAIEFDHMIMESKLRRLISIGEDLQIKRISASINRSSEHYTDLSNILKDFRFELYASRVEVYRDLDDLDININGFEWRSLSDFTISEDEFKHYWERCMSSSENASSTLSMDEHLDSVKSELGDNWRSSCKLVYVQDKPIGVSIPHIEPGTLDEGRLFYFGLVPEEQGRGQSTLIHLQSLSFLKQMGATYYIGSTHETNVRMQKVFLNNGCSIKAHTESYYKYFKNRRV from the coding sequence TTGAGTCGTATAAGAGTGGTAGAAGACCTTCTTTTCGACACGTTCAAAGTATTGAATGGTCTGCCGAATTACATCGGGATCGAAGAGAAGGATGCTATAGAGTTCGATCATATGATTATGGAGAGTAAACTTAGAAGGTTGATTTCAATAGGTGAAGACTTACAGATTAAGAGAATAAGTGCATCCATCAACAGGTCGTCTGAACACTATACTGACCTTTCCAATATCTTAAAAGATTTCAGATTTGAACTTTATGCTTCGAGAGTTGAAGTCTACCGGGACTTAGATGATCTCGATATTAATATTAACGGGTTCGAATGGCGTTCCTTAAGTGATTTTACAATTTCTGAAGACGAATTCAAGCATTATTGGGAGCGATGTATGTCTAGTTCCGAAAATGCATCCTCTACACTTTCGATGGACGAACATCTAGATTCAGTAAAAAGTGAGTTAGGGGATAATTGGAGGAGCTCTTGTAAACTCGTATATGTACAGGATAAACCAATTGGAGTCTCGATTCCTCACATCGAACCTGGTACGCTGGATGAAGGAAGGTTGTTCTACTTCGGACTAGTGCCTGAAGAACAAGGGAGAGGGCAAAGTACTCTCATTCACCTGCAATCACTGTCTTTTTTAAAACAAATGGGAGCAACATATTACATAGGAAGCACTCATGAAACCAATGTAAGAATGCAAAAAGTGTTCTTGAACAATGGGTGCTCAATCAAGGCACATACTGAATCATACTATAAGTATTTTAAAAACAGGAGAGTGTAG
- a CDS encoding YafY family protein, translating to MRADRLVSILLLLQAQGQMTAKELAERLEVSERTIYRDMEGLSGTGIPVFAERGKNGGWSLLDDYQTDLTGLKESEIRALFVSPSVQLLDDLGLTRTSEEARNKLIASLPSIYRKNANDVWNRIHIDTSSWRRQKEKIVSFEVLKNAIWKENKLKIVYQRADGKTDDRIVEPLGLVAKGDLWYFIASKENGEIRNYRASRIQYAVPVNETFKRPKNFDLAQYWRSSTKTFLEKLPTYEVWVEVTQSILPRLKFSGRFVRISEIGDTSREDWIPVKLSFDTEEEAKGYVLGFADQIKVIEPKELHNKILEMAESAVAFYKQNKG from the coding sequence ATGCGAGCGGATCGGTTGGTATCTATTCTTTTGTTATTGCAGGCACAAGGGCAAATGACAGCAAAAGAATTAGCAGAGAGGTTGGAAGTCTCCGAACGAACCATTTATAGGGATATGGAAGGCTTAAGCGGTACAGGCATTCCAGTTTTTGCAGAGCGTGGTAAAAATGGGGGTTGGTCATTGTTAGATGACTATCAGACAGACTTAACCGGATTGAAAGAATCTGAAATCCGTGCTTTGTTTGTTTCACCTTCCGTACAATTGCTTGACGATCTAGGATTGACCCGTACATCTGAAGAAGCTAGAAATAAACTGATAGCCTCACTTCCTTCAATATACCGTAAAAATGCTAATGATGTTTGGAACCGCATTCATATTGACACGAGTTCATGGCGAAGGCAAAAAGAAAAAATAGTGTCCTTCGAAGTCCTTAAAAATGCAATATGGAAAGAAAATAAATTAAAAATCGTATATCAACGAGCAGACGGAAAAACGGATGATCGTATTGTAGAGCCACTTGGACTGGTGGCGAAGGGGGATCTCTGGTACTTTATCGCCTCCAAAGAAAATGGTGAAATACGAAATTATAGGGCTTCACGGATTCAATATGCTGTACCTGTTAATGAAACATTTAAACGGCCAAAGAACTTTGATCTTGCTCAATACTGGAGATCTTCAACAAAAACCTTTTTAGAGAAATTGCCGACTTACGAAGTATGGGTAGAGGTCACGCAGTCTATCTTACCGAGGTTAAAATTCTCCGGCCGTTTTGTACGTATAAGTGAAATCGGGGATACTAGTAGGGAAGACTGGATACCTGTTAAACTCTCTTTTGATACAGAAGAAGAGGCAAAGGGGTATGTATTAGGCTTTGCCGACCAAATAAAGGTGATTGAACCCAAAGAACTACACAATAAGATTCTCGAAATGGCTGAATCCGCTGTTGCATTTTATAAACAAAACAAAGGATAA
- a CDS encoding aminoglycoside phosphotransferase family protein: MELQKQFVQSVRLFFKERGEAWLNQLPELILYCEQKWSMKMEEAYSLSVNYVAPAKMDNGREVVVKICISSEGFLDELEALRLFGEKGIVQLVDSDLEKGIILLERLSPGHTLAELDDHDEACRIAAEVVRNLSIPAPPETRIPTVKVREESLREIVKRHKDGFGPISIEVLERALKIFTYMNETTEKRLLLHGDFHHYNVLSSGEGVWTAIDPKGLIGEIEYDLIQYMLNKLPDQGAYEVIEKRADTFTEELNLNRERLLLWGYCHTVVATAWSVDDDGSYCESFYQGIEIFEKLYETHYGAIIDMK, from the coding sequence ATGGAACTGCAAAAGCAATTTGTTCAGTCTGTTCGCTTATTTTTTAAAGAAAGGGGAGAGGCATGGTTAAACCAGTTACCGGAATTGATCCTTTACTGCGAACAAAAATGGTCGATGAAGATGGAAGAAGCGTATTCCCTTTCCGTCAATTATGTCGCGCCTGCAAAAATGGATAACGGGAGAGAAGTCGTGGTAAAGATCTGCATCTCGAGTGAAGGTTTTCTTGATGAGCTAGAGGCTTTACGATTATTTGGAGAGAAAGGGATTGTCCAGTTGGTCGATTCAGATTTGGAAAAAGGAATCATCCTTTTAGAAAGGTTATCCCCTGGCCATACCCTTGCTGAATTAGATGATCACGACGAAGCCTGCCGTATCGCAGCTGAGGTTGTGAGGAATTTGTCTATACCCGCACCGCCTGAAACTAGAATTCCAACGGTAAAAGTTAGGGAAGAAAGTCTTCGGGAGATTGTAAAGCGACATAAGGATGGATTCGGACCTATATCAATAGAAGTGCTGGAACGAGCGTTGAAGATCTTTACATATATGAACGAAACAACTGAAAAACGGCTGCTGCTCCATGGAGATTTTCACCATTATAACGTGCTTTCATCTGGGGAAGGGGTGTGGACAGCAATTGATCCGAAAGGCTTGATCGGAGAGATTGAGTATGACCTGATACAATATATGCTGAATAAACTGCCAGATCAAGGAGCATATGAAGTAATTGAAAAACGGGCAGATACTTTCACAGAAGAACTCAACTTAAATAGAGAGCGACTTCTACTTTGGGGCTATTGCCACACCGTGGTGGCAACAGCATGGTCCGTTGATGATGATGGCTCCTACTGTGAAAGCTTCTACCAAGGTATTGAAATCTTTGAAAAGCTGTATGAAACTCATTACGGAGCGATAATCGATATGAAGTGA
- a CDS encoding sodium:solute symporter family protein — protein MSTNMVWWTIAIYIIIALYIAYLSRSGKQNNMASYFIGDRKLNGFVSALSYSATTYSAFMLVGLAGLTYKGGVGAFGFEIIYFMGVSLVAFFGPRFWLVGKKYGYVTPSEMLGDRYDNKMVAVVVSITSCLFLIPYSAVQLAGVGYLLQGMTNDAIPFTTGVVLATVLAIVFSFIAGIRSVAWTDSLQALLMIITSTVVVLLIIKGLGGLGGFFDLLKTDQPESLTVPGNGFFSFTTFLGLTIPWFFFSLSNPQVSQRLFMPSSLKSLRYMLMGFLVFGFIYTIVSVVWGFSASLMFPDLANADLATPKLLSSDLVPPILGAIVMVGIMAAAISTIDSILLTLSSLFARDIYGNLKNETDDQKQLFVGKVVIPVIAILAFLFAQLEVNLIAVLSVASSAGLIVAVPAIVGAFFWKRGTSAGVLTSVIGSGLMVILFELTNIKPLGLASGIWGIVVSSLLFIIVSLLTTAPEKKANEFLSYIKTELGKLKTVKTK, from the coding sequence TTGAGTACGAATATGGTTTGGTGGACGATTGCTATTTATATCATCATTGCACTTTATATCGCCTATTTATCAAGAAGCGGCAAACAAAATAATATGGCAAGTTATTTTATCGGCGATCGAAAGTTGAATGGATTTGTATCGGCATTAAGCTATAGTGCAACGACATATAGCGCTTTTATGTTGGTCGGTTTAGCGGGTCTGACATACAAAGGCGGGGTTGGTGCATTCGGATTTGAAATCATTTATTTTATGGGCGTTTCATTAGTCGCTTTTTTTGGTCCAAGATTCTGGCTAGTCGGCAAGAAATATGGATATGTAACACCGTCAGAAATGTTAGGGGATCGCTATGATAATAAAATGGTAGCAGTAGTCGTTTCAATAACCAGCTGCCTGTTTCTCATCCCTTACAGTGCGGTTCAACTGGCTGGAGTAGGCTATTTATTGCAAGGGATGACGAATGATGCGATACCTTTTACGACAGGTGTTGTCCTTGCTACAGTACTTGCGATCGTATTCTCCTTCATTGCAGGAATCAGATCGGTTGCGTGGACAGATTCATTGCAAGCATTGCTGATGATTATTACATCAACGGTGGTGGTATTACTTATTATTAAGGGATTAGGCGGATTAGGTGGCTTTTTCGATTTACTCAAAACGGACCAGCCTGAATCATTGACTGTCCCAGGAAACGGATTTTTCAGCTTTACAACCTTTTTAGGGCTGACAATTCCATGGTTTTTCTTTAGTCTTTCTAATCCACAGGTCAGTCAAAGATTGTTCATGCCATCCTCACTGAAAAGTTTAAGGTACATGTTGATGGGATTTTTAGTATTCGGATTTATTTATACCATCGTATCTGTTGTCTGGGGATTCTCTGCTTCCCTTATGTTTCCTGATTTAGCTAATGCGGATCTTGCAACACCAAAGCTATTATCCTCTGATTTGGTTCCTCCGATTCTAGGGGCGATCGTGATGGTCGGAATCATGGCGGCAGCAATTTCCACAATTGATTCGATCCTGCTTACACTATCCTCTCTGTTTGCAAGAGATATCTATGGAAACCTGAAGAATGAAACGGATGATCAGAAACAGCTTTTTGTCGGAAAAGTCGTCATTCCGGTCATTGCAATCCTCGCATTTCTATTTGCACAGTTAGAGGTCAATTTGATTGCAGTACTATCTGTCGCCTCATCTGCAGGTTTAATTGTAGCCGTTCCAGCGATCGTTGGCGCCTTTTTTTGGAAAAGGGGGACTTCCGCTGGTGTTTTAACAAGTGTAATTGGAAGTGGATTAATGGTAATCCTTTTTGAACTGACCAATATAAAACCTCTGGGACTTGCTTCAGGTATATGGGGAATTGTCGTATCTTCACTCCTGTTCATCATTGTGAGTTTATTGACGACTGCTCCTGAGAAAAAAGCAAATGAATTCTTGAGCTATATAAAAACAGAATTGGGAAAATTAAAAACAGTCAAGACAAAATAG
- a CDS encoding CPBP family intramembrane glutamic endopeptidase codes for MKNLFLLLLGPTLMIFIGLQLLENVLITFILFYSWLLLVPLISKGFTIGELVSKDPQRSIRYGILSGGVFFLFIFGGLYWLHPYFIDVEHLQKLLTEWGFSGNGVFGLILVLLIVNPILEEVYWRGFMYTRLKEKVKPIHAIWIASACYTLYHFLSVIPMFQWPLNAIAVLPVFIAGLFWGYMREKTGSIIGTVISHALGDLGIMCVYWFFVK; via the coding sequence GTGAAGAATTTGTTCTTATTGTTGTTAGGTCCAACTTTGATGATTTTTATTGGATTGCAACTGCTAGAGAATGTTCTGATTACTTTTATATTATTTTATAGTTGGTTATTGTTGGTTCCTTTAATCAGTAAAGGCTTTACTATAGGTGAATTAGTCTCGAAGGATCCTCAAAGATCAATTCGGTATGGGATTTTAAGTGGAGGAGTCTTTTTCCTATTCATTTTTGGAGGTCTGTACTGGTTGCATCCATACTTTATCGATGTAGAGCACCTTCAAAAATTACTTACTGAATGGGGCTTTTCAGGCAATGGTGTATTTGGCTTAATCCTTGTTTTACTTATTGTTAATCCAATATTAGAAGAGGTTTATTGGCGAGGATTTATGTATACTAGATTAAAAGAAAAAGTGAAACCGATCCATGCGATTTGGATAGCATCAGCCTGTTATACACTTTATCATTTTCTTTCGGTGATTCCGATGTTTCAGTGGCCGTTAAATGCCATTGCAGTTCTTCCTGTCTTTATTGCTGGTCTTTTTTGGGGATATATGCGTGAGAAAACAGGTTCGATAATCGGAACCGTGATTAGTCATGCTTTAGGAGATCTCGGGATTATGTGTGTTTATTGGTTTTTTGTTAAATAA
- a CDS encoding SDR family oxidoreductase, with protein sequence MDETTNRKDCSRNRSKQRSRSGIAVELGKAGATVYVTGRSTKGTSTNNWPGTIDDTVSQIIASGGKGIAIRCDHTDDSETESVITQIRKEQGKLDILINNVWGAHDLGVEARPFWELPLKNWDTMFTAGVRAQLATNHFAIPLLRENKQALIIHTTFWDDDKYTGQFYYDLAKNALIRMAYGLSIELNQDNIAVLAVSPGFMRTELVLKHHKVDEEHWQESEELKKTETPYYVGRGIKALASDPDVMEKSGQVLRVGDLAKEYQFTDIDNRFIPPFKL encoded by the coding sequence ATAGATGAAACGACTAACAGGAAAGATTGCTCTCGTAACAGGAGCAAGCAGAGGAGCCGGTCCGGCATTGCTGTAGAATTAGGAAAAGCTGGGGCAACAGTTTATGTAACGGGACGTAGCACTAAAGGGACTTCCACCAATAATTGGCCTGGAACAATTGATGACACCGTTTCTCAAATTATAGCTTCTGGTGGAAAGGGTATTGCGATTCGTTGTGATCATACGGACGATTCAGAAACGGAATCCGTAATCACTCAAATTCGTAAAGAACAGGGAAAATTAGATATTCTTATCAATAATGTGTGGGGGGCGCATGATCTTGGTGTTGAAGCCAGACCATTTTGGGAGTTACCATTGAAGAATTGGGATACGATGTTCACTGCTGGTGTGCGTGCCCAGTTGGCTACGAATCATTTCGCCATTCCGTTACTTCGCGAGAATAAACAAGCCCTCATCATCCACACGACCTTTTGGGACGATGACAAGTACACTGGACAATTTTATTACGATTTAGCAAAAAACGCACTAATTCGCATGGCTTATGGACTATCAATAGAGTTAAATCAGGACAACATTGCCGTTCTTGCAGTTTCTCCCGGATTTATGAGGACGGAGCTTGTGTTGAAGCACCATAAAGTAGATGAGGAGCATTGGCAGGAGTCAGAAGAATTAAAGAAAACGGAAACTCCTTATTATGTTGGACGTGGAATAAAAGCATTGGCAAGCGATCCAGACGTTATGGAGAAAAGCGGACAGGTGTTAAGAGTTGGTGATTTAGCCAAAGAATATCAGTTTACCGATATAGATAACCGGTTTATCCCACCGTTTAAATTATAA
- a CDS encoding TIGR01777 family oxidoreductase, translated as MKKKVVFAGGTGFIGKYFEGKFNDLGYEVKIISRKPPFITWSDHAGIVEAMEDSELLVNLAGKSVDCRYTNQNKEEIVTSRTETTKLLGNALLECKNPPPLWINSSTATIYRHAEDRPMTEESGEIGTGFSVDVAKEWEHAFFGFQLPKTRQVALRIAIVLGETGGVMAPFKNLIRFGLGGVQGSGDQKFSWIHIEDLYNIILFLMDKEELSGVFNCSAPHPVTNRQFMQQLRKTMNRKIGLPSPKWLLEIGALLIRTETELILKSRWVIPERLEREGYNFKFKTIEEALQQILKRT; from the coding sequence ATGAAAAAGAAAGTTGTCTTCGCTGGTGGAACTGGTTTTATCGGTAAATATTTTGAGGGAAAATTCAACGATTTAGGATATGAAGTAAAAATCATCTCAAGAAAGCCCCCCTTTATTACTTGGAGTGACCACGCCGGAATAGTAGAGGCAATGGAAGATTCCGAGCTATTGGTCAATCTTGCAGGGAAGTCCGTAGACTGTCGCTACACGAATCAGAATAAGGAAGAAATCGTAACGTCAAGAACAGAGACAACGAAATTACTTGGAAATGCACTATTAGAATGTAAAAATCCACCCCCATTATGGATCAATTCGAGTACAGCCACGATTTACAGACATGCTGAAGATCGTCCCATGACTGAGGAAAGTGGTGAAATTGGAACTGGTTTTTCGGTTGACGTAGCCAAAGAATGGGAGCATGCATTTTTTGGTTTTCAATTGCCAAAAACGAGGCAAGTTGCATTAAGGATTGCGATTGTATTAGGTGAGACTGGTGGTGTGATGGCACCTTTCAAAAATTTAATCAGATTTGGACTCGGAGGGGTTCAAGGGTCTGGGGATCAGAAATTCAGTTGGATTCATATAGAAGATTTATATAACATCATTCTATTTCTAATGGACAAAGAAGAATTGAGTGGTGTGTTCAATTGCTCGGCACCTCACCCTGTTACAAATCGCCAATTCATGCAGCAGTTGCGCAAAACGATGAATCGAAAGATAGGCTTGCCATCTCCGAAATGGTTGCTTGAGATTGGAGCATTGTTAATTCGAACAGAAACCGAGTTGATTTTGAAAAGTCGTTGGGTTATTCCGGAGAGGTTAGAAAGAGAAGGATATAACTTTAAATTCAAAACCATTGAAGAGGCACTTCAACAAATACTGAAGAGAACATAA